The segment GGCCTGCCCAGGCGAGCGTCACTGATCAGCCAGAACGGATCGTCCCGACGGGGTTTGCAGAGGACCCTTCGCCACACGCTGTTCACTGTGGCTGGCCCGAGCTCTGCTCGACAGCAAGCCCTCCTCGCCTAATTAGCACCTGTGAGAAGAAATCGTTAATATGCAGCGGTGAGGTAGCAGAAGGGCACCTCGCTGTCTCTGCTGTTGCCATAGTGACACCATGGAAATTAAGGCAGTCTTAATTTTGTACGTTTTATAAGGAGCCACTGAATCAATTTCATTTGGGAAGGAGGACGTGCCCATAAAATACTTATATAAGAATTATTTATTAATCTTTTGAGTTTATTATTCAGTTCTGGGCAATGTGGGCATGAAAAATAAAGTTTGAGTAGAATTCGGCCAGCCTTGATGAGGCTGAATAATGTTCGAGGCAAATGTGTTTGAATAATCTTCCATATTTTAAGGAGAATCTTTTGTGGTCATGCCATAGACTGTTGTTCAGGTAGAAGTGAGGAGATACATGGCATGTTGCATTGTTTAACTGCAAGTAAACATGATCCCTTTCAGCCCAGCATGTTGACAGACAGAGTGAAGACACTGTTGCCAAGCTTTTTATACAATATTACTTTGATTACAGAATATTGGCCTAGAGCTGTCAGTTTTTGTTTTAAAAACATGCCCTGTTTTTCTGCGTCACATGAATAGTCAATACTGTATGCAAACTTCAGGAAGGAAGTCATATGGTCAATTTCTTGGTGTGTCATGTGGCTTTAGGCACATTGACACTATGTATCATATTTACTGTTTCAGGCCCTGTGTGGATAATGAATGATTGATTTAATGAATGCTTTTTAGACACGCTCTCATGGTGCTAATGAATATTTAACATGGTTGTTTTCCTACAGAGCATAGTCATGCTATTTTCAGACTGGTGTTGAAAGTTCTAGGTGTCATTTAAGTTCAGAGTATTTTAAACTAGATGTCAAGTTTGTCAAGACAGACTTAGGTATGCAATTGATAAAACCACGCTGACGTGGCATAATGATACTTCTGTCTATTAACctgaacaaaaaacaaaaaacgttCACGGTTTTGCTAGGGGCAATTAAGTTTGTTGGTAATAAAATATACTATAGGTCTAAATGAATGTTATTTAGTTACTGTAGGCTAGCTTGGGTAGAACCATTGCATGTAGCCTACAAATTGAATTAAAATGATAAAGCTACAAGTTCAATTACTTAAAATGGCTAATACATTAAGGTTTCGGATACTGTCATTATTAGATAAGTAAGTTGTCTTAGATTTTTACTTCCCCCCCCCATCACAAGTCTCACTCAGGCCCTGGCCTAGTTTTTCTGCTTTGTGCTAACATCGGCACACATGTTACGCTTCAGAATGCCTGAATATGACTCTTTCGGCACTCAAAAACGTTTGATTTTGCGTGAATGTCAGAAGAGTCTACCATAAAATTACACAAGGATATTCTTTGAAGTTACACTTTGTATTGAAAGTCACACCTCAGCTCTGCAGTTTAGGCCCACTCTCTGTAGATATTTAATATGTAGAATTTATAGAGATACTGTATAGCTGTAGTTTTGAACTAGTTTTACAAGGGTGAGATTAGAAAGGTGATGTCAGGGCCAATCTAcattgctacatacatttttggactatCAATGAATGATAATGTACCCATTTTATTCATGAAGAATAACTTTTATAAATACTTCATGAACTTAGTTTAACAAACTAACTGTCATACACcaacagaacccaaaatataagcttgttaaCTCCAATGTTTGTATAAAAAGTAAATTTAAAcaaactgtatagcctcaaaacatgtcTAAAACTCATTTTGATGTCAGCTTTTTTGAACTGCGGATTGCCCCTTTAACATTTCATTTTTTCCCATTTTATTCCAGGTGAATGACATCTGTGATGAACTCTAATGAAGCCGCACACGGGAGCTGACGTCCACAGTCAGCAGGAGACACCACTGCAAACCCAGGACAGACGTGGAGCAGGGTCTTCCTCAAACACTGGGGACTTACCCTCCCTTTGACCCAAATAACATCTCACAGCAGTCACCAGCAATGTCCAGACGCAGGAAATCCTCCACCCCCTGCATGATCCGGGTAAGTGACATGATGGAGCAGGATGACTCGGAAGAAATGGAAGTGTCTACTGACATTGTGACCAAAAATGGGTCTTCAAAGTCTGTTGAAAATCAAGACCAGACATTACAAGACACTATAGAAGCTAAATTTGTGGCAGAGGATGATCCTATGCCCCGGCAGAGGCAGCATGGAGGTTATGAGTGCAAATACTGTACCTTCTCCACCCAGAACCTGAATGACTTTAAAGAGCACgtagactccagtcaccctaatGTTATACTCAACCCCCTCTACCTGTGTGCCGTGTGCAACTTCAGCACCAAAAAGTTTGACTCTTTAACAGACCACAATGAGACCCAACACCCTGGAGAGACCAACTTCAAGTTCAAGAGGATAAAAGTGAATAACCAGACACTCTTGGAGCAGACAATCGAAGGCAAGACCAATTCAGTTGTCTGCGATACTGCAGACGGACAAGGTGGTAACGGCTTTGTCACTTTTCCACCGAGAAAACCAACTACGGTGAAGAACGGCAAGCCAAAAAAGAACATACATTCCCTGTACCAAGGGAATGACTTGGAGAACCCGTTGGAAAACGTTATCCCAGAAGATCAAATCACAGCTGTGAACATAAACGGCACGTTGATCATTCCTGACCCAACGATCATTCAAGGGCTCTCATATGTAATGCCATTGCTCCAACGACCACCCAACTTCAGTTCTGTACCAACAATTGCTGTTCCTCTGAACTCCAGCCAATATAATACTTCATTGGACAATAATACAACCCTAATGACATCGTTTAACAAATTCCCTTACCCAACCCATGCTGAGCTGTCCTGGCTCACCGCTGCGTCCAAGCACCCAGAAGAGCAAATAAAGGTGTGGTTCACTACCCAACGGCTAAAGCAAGGCATCACCTGGTCACCAGAGGAAGTTGAGGAATCCAGGAAGAAAATGTTCAATGGCTCCATCCCACCCATGCATCAGACCTTCACCGTTCTGCCTACCCCAATCTCTCAGCCTGCCAAAGCCACCCAGCCCCTTATTCAGACTAGCTTTGGGCAGTCTAGTCTAGTACTGACAAGTATTGCTAATGGATCAACCATGACCTGTGCTCCTGTTGCAGTTACTGTAGCCAGTTATGTGCAACCTCTCAAGCGACCCCTGACAACTCCTTCATTCGCCCCAGATTTAAAGCGTCCTATGGCGGCCCCTGCAGAAGACCCAAAAGAGAAGATACTAATGGCCCCGCCTCCAGTTCCCCGAAAAGAGAAACTTCACATGGCCCCACCCCCAGTTCCACCTGAACTGAAGAGATCTTTAATACTTCCTATTATTGCCTCTGAGATGAAGAGGTCCTCGGCTGCACCTCTCATGGCATCTAAAGGAAAACTGTCCATGGCACCTCCACATGTGAACCCCAAAAACAAGCTGCCAATGGCACCTTCTCCAGTCTTCCCCGAGATGAAGAGACCTATTGTGTCCCCTATTGTCGCCCCTCAATTCAAGAGTTGCATGCTGCCTCCTCCTTCATTAGTCCCTAAATACAAGCTTCCAATCACCCACTCTCTATTGGCTTTAGACTTAAAGTTACCAATCTCACCCCCTCTCATTGCCCCTCAAGTGAGGAGGCCAACCATAATCAAGTCAGCACGGACTTCCTTCAAGGGCCC is part of the Oncorhynchus gorbuscha isolate QuinsamMale2020 ecotype Even-year linkage group LG09, OgorEven_v1.0, whole genome shotgun sequence genome and harbors:
- the LOC124043507 gene encoding zinc fingers and homeoboxes protein 2-like produces the protein MSRRRKSSTPCMIRVSDMMEQDDSEEMEVSTDIVTKNGSSKSVENQDQTLQDTIEAKFVAEDDPMPRQRQHGGYECKYCTFSTQNLNDFKEHVDSSHPNVILNPLYLCAVCNFSTKKFDSLTDHNETQHPGETNFKFKRIKVNNQTLLEQTIEGKTNSVVCDTADGQGGNGFVTFPPRKPTTVKNGKPKKNIHSLYQGNDLENPLENVIPEDQITAVNINGTLIIPDPTIIQGLSYVMPLLQRPPNFSSVPTIAVPLNSSQYNTSLDNNTTLMTSFNKFPYPTHAELSWLTAASKHPEEQIKVWFTTQRLKQGITWSPEEVEESRKKMFNGSIPPMHQTFTVLPTPISQPAKATQPLIQTSFGQSSLVLTSIANGSTMTCAPVAVTVASYVQPLKRPLTTPSFAPDLKRPMAAPAEDPKEKILMAPPPVPRKEKLHMAPPPVPPELKRSLILPIIASEMKRSSAAPLMASKGKLSMAPPHVNPKNKLPMAPSPVFPEMKRPIVSPIVAPQFKSCMLPPPSLVPKYKLPITHSLLALDLKLPISPPLIAPQVRRPTIIKSARTSFKGPFQLPSFSPESKKTKVQITELNAGYIRGRLSEDKVLTPLGEANGVSRGDAKWVHDQGLHADNGILQLDNELASKPEQQKSVPTQFPLLERMKGKTSEQLKILEENFQRNSSPTYNDVDNLVNASRLSREEIDSWFLERRALRDNLEQALLNSMGSKRLYIDKRQQQHGPLNGVCKQGGHPRSSPLAIIAPTTTCSVPLDSKSLGLLKDVFAQTQWPSPEQYNQLEDQTDLARTEIVHWFKDSRSALKSGTLEWMELFHKLNSSGKNVEGALLSTENAFSIIKRYQEVKAPKVEDIGRLAEHASLGSQEIKEWFAGKFKQNTSDDSQNGGQNGGFREEFGSWMDETKGMDGLMSAKELVLDKDRVMEDASGRVTG